ataagaaGAAGAATTCAATCTCAACTCATCCTAAGAGAATCTAAGAGGCAGTGGCGGAAGCATGATCTTCACCAAAGagattcaaaaaatttaaaaagtaaacaCGCGAATAAGCGAAAGGGGATTAAAAAATATTACACGGTTTGTGTATTTAAGTAAAATCACCAAAGAAATATTTGTTAGGATCAAAGACAATACTTACATTTTTTTCATTATTGTAAATGAAATGGTTGTTATATAGTACTATTTATCAAGGAAATATGAGAGGTTGAAATTTGAGAGGTTATGAATAAAATTAACTCCAGGTTTTGGATGTACTAATAATATATGAGTAAAGAAGAATAACGAATGTGCCGTGTACATTTCTACATGGAAAAAACATGTTTGAATCTCTAATCAAGGATATATATGTCTACGACGAGTAATAATCTTAGTCGGTTTTAACTTTTATATCCTACAATGTCAATTAATTTTTACGCTGTCAGATCACTATAACTACATGCAATATTCACAAAATCGAGGAATAGCTAGATATTTAATTGATAACATTTTgagatttttatttaatttacgTACCTTTGTTCTTCATCCATGAAGTTGTAGCCTTTATAATTGTTATGACCACCATTATTTGCGTTGTTGTAATTAGGCAAAGCAACATTTCCAGACTCAATGTGTTTAATATCTTCAACAAGTTTTTCATAATGCCTTTTCACTTCTTCCTCAGATTTTCCACCTACTGCTTTGGCCAAATTACGCCACCGGTCTGGTGTTTCCCTGTCGTAAATGGCCAATGCATTCTCAAATAACTTGTTTTGCTGGTTTGTCCACGTCGAATTTGACGCCATTTTTTTGGTTAAAACTACAAGGAAAGTAATAAATGTATAGTTGTGTTGAAAATGATATAAAGAGAAGATGTAGTGAACGTTTTGGTGCAGAGAAAGCTAACATGTTTGTTCTATTTATATAACAATGGGGACAGAAATAGACAGAATATGGTGGGCCGGTGAAGAGGCGTTCTCTTATTTTTTCTTCAGCATGTTGTATAGTTAGTATTATTTAAAAACCATGGGAATTTTCGTAAAAGTCAACATGGTTTTTTTTCCCAACTATTACATAAATTAACCCTCGATTCGTATTATGCATGAGTTATAATGTACAAATTGAAGGGAgctttggagcaacggtaaaattGTCTCCCTATGTCACGGGATCGAGCTGTGAACGcaaccactaatgcttgcattagaatatgttgtctacatcacacccgtGGGATGCGGACCCTACGTGAATGCGAGATACCTTGTGCACCGAACTGTCCTTTATGATATAAAAATTGTAATTCTTGAATTAATAATTCCTAAATTATTTATAAGTACTTATGGTTTGTTTAGTTCATTGCATTAAAATGAAGCAAATTTTCATTTTACTTGTTTTATTTCGGCTTTGCTAATCCAATTCGATTGTTATGTATAAAATAATACTGAATTTTATACCGGAATTATCCTCTTAATAATCCCAGCAACCAAACGAGCTTAAACAAAGTTTCCTTAATTGTTTTCAAGAAACAAGGTTTCCTTAATCCAAGAAAAGTTGTTCCCTAACCCCATATTTTTTTCGTCAAATCTAGCTAGATCTTAGAGTTCTGGGTATTTCTTAGTTGTGTAACGTAAAATATAAATGTCCACTTCCCAATGGGGTTGAAAAGCAAATGGTAAAATCAATTTCCAGCGGCTGAAAAGTAGTTCTATTGTTTATTCCAAGATTTGTAGCTTATCAATTCGGAATTCTAATCCTTTTAAGCTagtgaatttttaattaataatttacaTATATACATTGAATTGCTTAAGACTAAAGATATGGACCAAAATTAATAGTTTCAGCCAAAACTCGTAACCTACACACTAGCTTCGCCCTTACTAGCTAATTATTCTTTATTTTACATGTTTTCAACTTTTAAATAGTTTTTGAAGAGTATATAATATAATGAAGGAGAGTGAGATCAAGCTGTGTGCATGGCAAAATGAAAAGTAGCTTTTTTTGTGTTGGGTGTTTTCCTTTTTGGGACAAATCTTAAACGTGATAAGGCTTGCTCACTTTCTTCTTGACTTTTGCCTGTTTTTAACAAAGTTCCATATCAGTTTAGCTGGCTAAGTTTTCTTCCGTACAATAGCTGTACATTTTGTTCAGGGTTAAGTCCAGCTACTCCTTGATAATCTTTGTCTCGCAATGATTAatagtattattttttttcaacCATCTAATATTCGAAATTCAGTGTCAGTAACGTAATTAATTTTGAATGTAAGGTTGGAATGTTCTTCTGGAAGTTCTGGAAGCTCCAGAAGGTTGGAATGTAAGACATCTGGTTAAAGATATAATCCTTAGTGGCGCAATAATTAATAGTCTAGTACGACATGACCTAAGCAAGAATTGCATTGTGTACATAAATACAAAATAAGAATTTTAACTTTATGAATTTTAAACTCTAGGACAATTAACGACATCAGGTGTTAGTAATTGGgttataaatttaatttttgtacatATAGTGAATAATTTAATACAAGCACAAGGTTTGGACTAAAATTTCTGTGTATAACGGAACTCATATATGTTACCTTCTACCTCCGCCTCTAATTATTTACATTTCTTCTTTATCATCAGCATGTTTCTCAATCTCTGTCTTCTAATTGTTTAATAAATTGAAGATTATCCAAGTGTCCTCGAACATGAAATAATCTTTGGGGTTTATATTGAGACCGATTATGATCTTGGAAGAAAAAGTCTATTAACATTTTCATGatcctacatatatatatatacttacccCTTGGCCTGTTTATGTGATTATTTCCAATTATCTTGGATTAAATTCTATTTAATCCTAGTAAGTAGGCTGACCTTGCCTTGGCAATTGGATCCTTGAATTCAACCAAATAGGATGTAGTATTGTTTTTAATAGAAATAATAGCTTTAAGACATGATTTTTCTCTCTGCTTGTAAATTGTTAAAACGGAGATTTTACTCCCTATATCTTATGTTGAATTGACGACCTATTCTAACTAAGAAtagttttttgattttttttttaaaaaactattGTCTAGGAGTTCACTGCGGTTGTGGTTGAAGTTTAAGGTTCTAAAGTAGAAGATGAAGAAATATACTCTAAATAGCTTTATCTTGAAAATAACATGGCAATAGGAAAGGAAGCGAAAAAGGTACAACTCCGTGTGACTCGAATCGTGGAAGTAGTCAATAATACCTGCATTAGATTAAGCTGTCTACATCATATCTTTGAGGTGCGGTTATTTTCCGAACCCTATGTGAATACGAGATACTTTGTTCACCGCACTCTGATGTCGTATGATCATCGAGGTGATATATGGAATGGAATCCTTATCATCCACGTTGGTGTCCAGTAATTTTCATATTTGTGGATATACTTTTTCTGTCCTCCTCATAATCTTTAACTTCACCAGTACTATTatccttttcctttatttttttttcttccttggGCACCCAATTTTTTTTGCAACTTGAAGTCGGGCTTTTATATTCTATATATACTTGAATAAGTCTGCTTGGATGGATTCTTTCATTTCGAATAAAACCATATTGACATTTTTCAGCTTACTTGACAAAGGATAGGGAATAAGTCATTTTTACATAAAAGATCTATTGCCACAACAAAGCACGATTGTAACATTAACAAATGTCCAAGCATATGTTGGACAACTTTATTCATTATAACCGTAAAGTTATAAAATTATTTGTTGTCATGTTAAAGTAACTGAATTTTATCCGTTGTAATATGAGTAAATTCATAAAATACTTTTTGTCACATTAAAGTAACCAGTAAAGACACAAAACTATACTTACTATACTAATAAGATATATAGGTTCTACAGTTACAGAGTAATGTTCAATTATTTTTAAGCGACAAAAAATAATTTCGTGACTTACCTAATATAATGAATAAAATGTTAGCGACCATACATGAAATTAAGTCATCTGATATTAGTAGGTTTCAGAACCTAATTTCCTTCTAGATAATGTATATTTTCTTCAGTTCATATATATTGGGGTTTGGGCTGTTCAAATTTCTTAGGTCACTGTCCCAAATCATGAAGAAGGTGCatagaaaatgagtttttcaactTTCTTGGgaaacttttcaaaagttgatactCAAATATACATCATGCTACTGATAAATAGATTCTTTATTATCTCATTTCTTTGTCAAAAACCTTTGAAAGACATGCTGTAATTATTCTCCTGGAGTCCTAATAATGGTCCCTTCTTGCAATTTGAGCTTACTGCCTAACCTTACATTTTTCTACTTCTAGTGTCCAAGTGTGACTTTCTATCATTGTGTGGATTCTTCCAACTCAAAGGCTAAGATTGTTCTTGCACGAGAAAAGAGGaaatatattttgattttttaaaaatattatattacgTGTGCGAACAAAGTTAGCAATGAAAGTTGATTAAAAGAAGTTGCATATAAGGTACTATATGATTCTCTTAATTAATAATGTGGCCTTTTTCCAAAATATCGTGCAAACGCTTAGTTAAAGCGGACAAATCAAATGTAAAAGTATTTATAGGTTCGCTTAGCCTAATAGAAGGGCGTGAAAGTCAAAGATTAGTGTGTAGAAGGctagtaggtagtctagagtttTCCGTTCTTTTCTAGTAGTATTAGTAGCGCTCCTGTTTTTTCGTATTCTTTGACCTCTCTAGTATTTGTCTATTATTCGCTCGCTTCGTGTATCGTATTTTCCGAATTGTTACTATTTGATCCtactttttcttttacttgttattgttgttattgtcttttttctctctttttccttatcGTCCTTTGTCTCCgtcttctctctttcttcttcctcctcctcctcctcctcctccttcttcttcttctcttcttcttcttctcttcttcttcttccttttcatcttttcttgagtcgagggtATATCGAAAACAACCCATCTACCTCGccagataggggtaaggtctgcatacacactaccctctccataCCCAAAGGCGGACCCATAATTTTTACGGGACGAGGGCACATTATTTTGCTCAACCAGTGCCCCCAAATGCTTTTAGTGTTCAGGGTGTCAACTGTTTTAAATTAatcatgtgtgtgtgtgtgtatatatatatatatatatatatatatatatatatatatatatatatatatatatatatatatatatatatatatatatatacacacacacacacacacacacacactacgGTGACTCCTCACCCGTACACATGGGTCCGCTTCTGCCCATACCCTACTTGCGAGACTATATTGgccatgttgttgttgttgttgttgttgctgcttagCCTGATAGGAACAAGCATAAATTGATCTTACTTTGAGGGGACTGTCCAATGAATTTGCTTCATCCTTTTGCTTAAAGTCAAAGGATGTGATTCCCTCACCAAGATGTGTTATGCAAGATGAAATCTTTAAGAATTTTCAACAAGCTCCAAAATCACATGATAAAATGTTTTATCTATTTTGGGCCAAAGATAAGGGATTAAAAAGTGCAGAATTTTCCAGCCTGTAATGAACAACAACAATCTAAAATCATATCCATAACCCAGGGAACATGGTGATGCTGTAGCATTTTTTAAAAAGGAATGAAAGCCATTTGACATATCCTTATAGTAAAGAGAAGATTCAGTAGAATCATCTTTTCTTATAGGATTTGGATGttcttttcttcaattctttttctcttctaatTTGAAGACGATGGGCAatgcttttattaatttctttgtcataggtagtggtggcaaaatagataaaaaaaataattattatttatttatattatccactaaaaatagattggataattaattttttaaaaaatgatcaaatatggataagaaccttATTATCTACTTAGAAAATAGAGAACCTATAGCTAAGCAATAaataactaatgggtttaactaTTACACTTATAAAGACTTAAATTTAGGGTTTCTCAAGTTTGGGAAActaaaaattctcccaaaaataatcatattcaagaagccatggataatatgtaTATCCATATTATCCGGTTAACCCGTTTTCTATCCGTATTATATATGAGTCGAGTCGGATCATTTATCCGTTTTTTGCATGATTTGTTTTCGACCCGCCAATATCTGACTCGACAcgcccgtttgccacccctagtcATAGGTTCGAACTCGTGACCTCTAAATTCTGATTAAGGCTGGAAAATCCAAACTATTCCACCACGGTAAAATCCATGCAATCTTATAAAGTATAGAGAATATAATGCAAATTCACAATCAGGCGAGTGCATATATGAGATAGCACAAAACAAATATGATACATTTGAGTTATTTAACCACAAAACATAAAGACTTTCTACGTTGGTACAACTTAAAGGGTTGCATTCCCAGCTGACCTAAATCAAAGAACTCAATATATAAAACATGTCGATGCACCTAAAAGTTAGAATGAGCAAAGCTCTTCTTCAAAATGCACTGCCTGCGCCTCCTGGCTGATATGATTTCTTCAAATAGAGAGGATGTCAAATTCATGGGGCATAAAATCTTCGCTCGGCCTATAGTACTTATCTGGGGAATACAGGCTCAAGTTTGTCACTTGGCTGGTATAAAGGCACGCGAACCTCTCCACCTATGAATCAACACAATGCAACTTCAGTTCTCAAGTAAAGAGAACTTCACAAACCCACCAAGAGCAGGATACTTCtcaagtatttaatcgtacctGATGTGCGAAACGAGAATTCTGATAGCCGGTCTTCATCAGTTGTCCCCAGACATTGTGGAACTGAAAATGTTTGATGACTTTATAAGCAAAGAGAAAGTATAATATTTAtctattttgaaaatttaaatcaatttattaataCCAAGCCTAGCCAGATAATGTATTACTACATATTATTTAAAAGATTTTTCACTACAGTTTTCTCCAGACAAGGATGAACTGTTCCCTAAAGAAATAATCCCACATTTGAAAAAACTTATGTCTCTTTAACAATCATACCTTTTGGTGACATTCTCGTTGTGCCTGCTGATGACTGAGCCTGACCTCCTCACTTTGAGACTATAAAATGACACCATTAGAACCAGATTAGTTAAACCCCATTACAGATATCAAGATAGAGAGATTGACTAGATATAGGACTGTTTCTGTTGGTTGAAATTTATCTTTCTAGATCTTGAAATAACTAACCTTCAGCTTGTCAAGCTCGGACAGCATCTTCTCCTTGCTGGTATCATTAGTATCTTCAGACCTGAAGCATATAACAGCTCATGAAATGATTCAAGACAAACGGAAAATTAAAAGTGAGCTGATTTCTGATGATACAAAAGTTTTCTTTTCACACAATTATAGGAGTATCCTCTGTCAAAATGGTTCTAAGAACAGACAAAGATCTTCGTCCAAGATGCACATACAAAAGGCTTCTTATATCTCAACTTAAGGGAAACTTGTTTGTTACTGCTCAGTCATAAGACTACTCCACACTGGAATAAGGTCTCATGGAGGCAGAAAGTCTGTATTCACAAATAAAGGGCTTCCTTCTTCTCTGTCATTCTCCGACCAGCTTCAATCAACTAAATCTCAATCCAAGACTATGAAGTCGGTTTTATGAATTCTCCAACCACCTTGATTTTGCTTCTTTATCTCCTCAATTTTCTCTTCTCCTACTTTCTTAGCAGAAGGGACTAGAGATGAAAAGAGTCACACAGATAAAGAGCAAAACCAAAAAACCATGCAAGTATGAGCTCTACAATTCAAAATGAAAGGGAGAGAATTATTACTTGAGGGACCACTTAAGATGGTGAGTTTCATCTTCAATGTGATCACGCTGACTCCTCAGTAACTGAAGTTGCTGCAAAATAATGTGAAATTGCAATTATTTATATTACCATTTACCATCAACATGTAGCATAACATAAAGCAGACATTTTCGGGTGTAAAGTAAAATGCCATAAATTTACACATAATTCATTTGCTTCATCATTAGCTCAAAGACCAtagaggaaaaaaatattttcacgtATAACTAGTGTATGGCTATGGAGGGAAGTTATTTGCTTAGATGACAACAAAACTGCTTTTCCCTGAAATTTCCAAttataaatatatcaaaagatCTAATtaataagaaaagagaaaaaatgtgATTAAAGTAAGATACCAATCAAGGATAAACCTCAAAAAGACCGGTAAAGCTGTTGTTAAAGTGTCCAACGTTGAGGGAACAGTTGTGCCTAAAGGCTCTCCAAAGCCAAATTAGTTATTCTTGTTGATTATGTTCTCACGTATAAAGAGCTAAAAAGCATATGAAGTACAGAAAAATCTAATGGAGTACACAGAAACAGCTGAAGGATATGTTTATATACCTTCCGCATGTCCCTTAGTTCCCAGAGAAGTTCAACTTCTCTCTCAAGTTCTGGAACAACAAGCATTGTTCTCCAACCTGCTCAAACATCATAAGATTCTAAAGTCTATAATTCAAACTATTAAAAGAAGCAAAgggggaaaaaagaaagaaagaggtaTGCAGGAGCAGCTACGGGTTGGATATGAGATAGCCATGACCATGGAAAACTCTACTGGGGAGAAAATTTGGAGGATATTAATATTCTTTCCATCCATGAAAATAGTGATTTTGAAAATCTTGGAATATTCTTTTAATATCATTATCAGTGCTTAAATATAGGAGCAGCTAGTCAACTGCTTTAGTGATTTTAGTAACACATGGTCACAAATAATGTAAATGCCCacctataattatttttattaaatctGACGCATACAAGTATCACTTATCATAATTGTTCTAATATGGCTCTAACATACTGGATGTATTAGTTGCTTACGTAGTTTGATGAACTAGAAAGTTGTTCGGAAGCCTTATTAGAACTCCTTACCAATATATGAAAAACAAGAGACAGAAAATAGCAAGAGGAACAAATGAAATGGAGAATGCATACCCAAAACCTTTTTGCTGCGTAAGATATCACCGTAAATGTGATCTCCAACATAAAGAACCTAATTGAAGAGAACAATGTGTTACATCCcaataagtaaataaaaaatgcaaattaaacACCATACTTTGTCACCCAATTAGATACATGACCAAGCTCATGATAACACCACGTAAATCCACTACTCCTTCTCTCCACAACTTCCTAGAGTGAAATTAGACTCCTGACAAAGCTAAGTGCTGTCTCTTTCAGCCACATTGAGTATTTAAAGATATGTCATTTGTGCTCGTACATTGTAAATCATTAACAAAAAAGAATGCTGAAAGAAGTAAAAAGTAGTAATCAAGAGTAAGACTATATAAAATTTGCAAAATACCTGTGAGCTTGACTCAATTGAGAGTAATTTATGCAAATGGCCAACATTCCCCCCCTGAagagaaattaggaaaaatatacAGTCATTTTACACAAACCATCAAATTCCACAAACTAAGCAGCACAAATTATATCTGCATCCGCACCTGGTAAATTCTGCAGCCTTTCTTCAAGCTCTTTAACGGCAATCTTATAGAAGTGCTTCCCACCTAATGTACCAGACAAATCAGAACATGAACAAAATGGACAAGGCAGTGGCATAGGGAAAACTAAGTTTTTCTGCACTGACCTGTGCCATAGGAGTTCCATTATCAGTGTTAATAAGCATGCCACTCTCAGGCTCAACCTCAAAAAGATTTGCACGGTTTTCATCATGGAAAAAACCTGGTTTTGCACTGCATAAAAATCAAGTACTTGTTTGTCAGCAGGGTGATCATAACTCTGCAAACAATAGCTAGATAAGGAAACAGCGACAGGCATTTGCCCTACACAAGGCTGCATATGGTTGGCACCAAAAGAATCACATCTGCATATTCAAGAAAGTTTAAAGGAAAGAAAATGACCTGCCAGTGATGACTATATCAAAGTACCGAAGCCAATCATAACGGGAAGTAGACGATCCATCTGAAGGTGAAGGCCCACAGAGAAAGTTCATAACAATGTTTGTATAGTCCCACAAGCTGCACAAATATGATTAGGAACCGTTTAAAATGCATAGAACATCAAAAGAGAATAATATGAGTAGCTCTGGAAAAGTTATTGATGGAATTTGAAGAACCATTTAGGCAATACGGCTATTAATAAAGACTTTAGAGAGagcatcccccccccccccccccaccccccccccccccaaaaaaaaaaaaaaaaaaaaactcccaTGAAAGAAAAACAAACCAAAAAATGAAAGAAGCATCACCTGTTTGTTACCAGGAAAGTAGCACGTCCAGATTCTCTAAGCATTTTGAGCATCGGAACAATTGAGGTATTGTCATTGATATATCTGATGGTGGCAGCGGCAGAGAACAATATAAACAAACTAGTCAAACAAGGAGTGCATTATGAGAATATACAAGACAATAAGGATAACAACACCATAGGGTTTGCAtatttctaattaattaaagatCATAGAAGATGTTCTCAACTACTCAACGCCTCCACCCATTCTCATCTCTCAAGCCTGAAATTCTTAAGGCGACAAAGCTTATACATCACTCTCTTCAAAGCTTTTCTAATTTAATTTAAGAGAcatttcttaaccaatttctccTACTGTGTTAGAAGCCAATTCTAATTCGATCTTAAGATTTGAAATCAGACTACAGATGGTCCCTAGATAAACCCGCAGCAAAAGAGCTATTAAACTAGATCTGTACATAAGATGTCAGATTTAAAAGTATTACGATTAGCTCTTTGATCAATCAGAAATGAAGATGGGTAAGATGTCAAACATTTCAGCATATCGGTTCTGAGTCAGTGTTGGATCCTCTTGATTTTAAGTCTTCTCTTTTCTTAGTTTACCTTTCTCCTTTTACTGTTTTAGAAAAGCACTGAGGCTACACACCTTAAATAAATGACAGGAACTACTGAAGATTTCTAGATTTCCTGAAATATGGTCTGCTACAGTTATCTCTTCTACTGCCCTACATGCACCACACCTACAACTGGCCTTTAGCTTTTCACAGAGAAGAGAGAGATTACTTCCAGCTACTTTTTTCCCCCTAAACCTAACTAGTGAATGATAGGATAGCTAGGATAATTTATAATTCTTATAAGAACGGCAACGAGACGTCGCCAATCTTCTGCGATCACCTATATTTTAAAAACTGAAACATTTTTATTATTGCCAGTGTTGTCAAAGACGCGCTTAAAGCGCACTTAAGCCctaaagcgaggctcaaaacatgttgagcgcttcgtTTCGCTTTGTGGGCGTTTTAGTGTCGCATCAAGGCTCTAAGACAtatttttccttgccaatgagtgtaATCCTGAAAATGCGACATTAAACatttgatatttcactttatcgtaaaaaatttttcaatttctctgtccatatatttgttattcatgattataattattagtcttggactacatatacatatttttactttttctccagtagcgccttttttcattaaagcccacgctttatttgcgcttaaagccccaacggaccttagagcttttttgcgcttttcgcctttgataacactggttATTGCAAGtgagaagaaaaaaacaacaCAAGTAAATGATTGTGGAAAAAATGTTGGACAAAAAGTACATTTGATAAGAGATTGAAAGAGCGAAGAAAAGGCTTCTGAACTGAGTGCATGATGGTTGAAGTTTTCCTCTCACTCCTCGTTCAGAATATTAAAATTGTTAATATCCTTTCCTTTTCAATAAAATCCTTGTTTTCATATTAGGGAACTATCACACGGGTTACAAGAAAAGAAGATAAAGTTGGGGATACCATATCACGCAAGCCTGTAGAGAAATAAATCACCCACAGAAACAAACATAACACGTGCGTGTGCGACAACTAAGAgggaaaaaatttaattttaaggCCAACACCCTAGGATCAAGCATGTATTGTTTCCTAAGGTCCACCATATCTTACCTTCACCGGCTATGAAAGAGCTACTAATTACTAAATATGGTACATTCTCCAGAAGCAACAAAACAGTTGCCCATACCTTTTTGGATCTTTTGCAACCATCTGCTTCAAAGTCCCATCACGGTGGCACAAATCAACTGCTGCTCTAACATCCTTGTACATGCGAGAGTAGCTGCAAGAAGTGTTAGCAAATAAGCAGACCATGTAGAGTACTGAAGGAAGAATTGCTGTTAATAAAGCAGCGACAGTGAAAACACAGAAGGAATATTAGTAAATGTAACCCAGAGGCCAACTATCACCataacaaccccccccccccccccaaatagtAGCTCAGATGAGATGTTTCCATAGAATTCCATGCTAAGATTGAACTCAGAGAGCAGCCGCATTAGCTTCAAAACTACAGAATCGTCCTATAACATAACCACAACCTAGCACAAGGTCTGACATTTCTTTTGTGATAAAGTAATAAATTTTATTCATGTGTGGGCACAAGGTCTGATGCTTAGCAAGggttccaaaaaaaaagaaaaaattgtaaACAATTCATCACATGCATGCACATACCCTCCATAAATAAGCTGCAACTTCCTGTTCAATGAAATTAGTCCAAGTTATTCTTGCGAAAGCATATTGCTGCATGGGCATTCTGACACATACATATCAAATTGCCAAGGTACAAGAACTAGTcacaaattttaaatattaaatattttacaCTTCTGACAATATAAATCTTGAAGCAACTGACAAACGATGACAAGACCATGGAAAATTGCTTGAATTGAAAGATAGAACAACATCTCTATGGAACAAGCTGAAAGTAGACGAAATCACTTATTGAAGATATATCTACGGTGCATCCTCATTGAAGAAATCTAATTGCTTCAATAAAGCTACTACAAGTGAGAGCTACAAAAACAGATAGCTAGAATTAGATTGGTAGATAGATTGTGAGAAAAAGATAGATTGGTAGATAATATTTGTGAGAAAAAGAAAATCTGTTAATCCCGTGTTTACACCTCCTAGCTAattgaaaagagaaaaagaaatgacGAGACGCTACTTAAATTAAATGCATGCAAAGCCGGATTAAAGAACACATTGGCAGAAATACAGATTAACATTAATGTCCGTAAAAGGTAAAAAAAGAGTTCTGGTTACTCTCTTACTCTGCATTTTCAGGAACTTTTCCCGGATTTTTGTCCTTGAAGTCCACCAACTGAGCAAATAAGTAGGCTTCAGCCAGAGAGAAAAGGGTATCAATAAGTGCATAGTCAGGTTCATCAAATGAATCCCGAAGCAAGGTATTGCCATAGGTAGCAACTTTATCTTCTTTGGACATCTCCCTAAATCCATGGTA
The nucleotide sequence above comes from Nicotiana tabacum cultivar K326 chromosome 12, ASM71507v2, whole genome shotgun sequence. Encoded proteins:
- the LOC107800665 gene encoding uncharacterized protein LOC107800665 isoform X3, translating into MDGVGVDNRTTLIEKRNGANGGQQSCIWSSPEGGCEIDIGKQIFCNRSLNMKSIVAVGFDMDYTLAQYKPETFESLAYEGTVRKLVYDLGYPPELLEWSFDWSYMVRGLVLDKKRGNILKMDRHKYVKVAYHGFREMSKEDKVATYGNTLLRDSFDEPDYALIDTLFSLAEAYLFAQLVDFKDKNPGKVPENADYSRMYKDVRAAVDLCHRDGTLKQMVAKDPKRYINDNTSIVPMLKMLRESGRATFLVTNSLWDYTNIVMNFLCGPSPSDGSSTSRYDWLRYFDIVITGSAKPGFFHDENRANLFEVEPESGMLINTDNGTPMAQVGSTSIRLPLKSLKKGCRIYQGGNVGHLHKLLSIESSSQVLYVGDHIYGDILRSKKVLGWRTMLVVPELEREVELLWELRDMRKQLQLLRSQRDHIEDETHHLKWSLKSEDTNDTSKEKMLSELDKLKSQSEEVRLSHQQAQRECHQKFHNVWGQLMKTGYQNSRFAHQVERFACLYTSQVTNLSLYSPDKYYRPSEDFMPHEFDILSI
- the LOC107800665 gene encoding uncharacterized protein LOC107800665 isoform X2, with amino-acid sequence MKGTSCCNDPISIRIASLSVTATSNTFSSNFESQKWLFKSKMRIPKRSVSLCLSVFSPPHHLISSLSRSFHFHSGILCSKSSDYFPESGKPVRRKGIDQLHSSCTMDGVGVDNRTTLIEKRNGANGGQQSCIWSSPEGGCEIDIGKQIFCNRSLNMKSIVAVGFDMDYTLAQYKPETFESLAYEGTVRKLVYDLGYPPELLEWSFDWSYMVRGLVLDKKRGNILKMDRHKYVKVAYHGFREMSKEDKVATYGNTLLRDSFDEPDYALIDTLFSLAEAYLFAQLVDFKDKNPGKVPENADYSRMYKDVRAAVDLCHRDGTLKQMVAKDPKRYINDNTSIVPMLKMLRESGRATFLVTNSLWDYTNIVMNFLCGPSPSDGSSTSRYDWLRYFDIVITGSAKPGFFHDENRANLFEVEPESGMLINTDNGTPMAQVGSTSIRLPLKSLKKGCRIYQGGNVGHLHKLLSIESSSQVLYVGDHIYGDILRSKKVLGWRTMLVVPELEREVELLWELRDMRKQLQLLRSQRDHIEDETHHLKWSLKSEDTNDTSKEKMLSELDKLKSQSEEVRLSHQQAQRECHQKFHNVWGQLMKTGYQNSRFAHQVERFACLYTSQVTNLSLYSPDKYYRPSEDFMPHEFDILSI
- the LOC107800665 gene encoding uncharacterized protein LOC107800665 isoform X1, which encodes MKGTSCCNDPISIRIASLSVTATSNTFSSNFESQKWLFKSKMRIPKRSVSLCLSVFSPPHHLISSLSRSFHFHSGILCSKSSDYFPESGKPVRRKDNRTTLIEKRNGANGGQQSCIWSSPEGGCEIDIGKQIFCNRSLNMKSIVAVGFDMDYTLAQYKPETFESLAYEGTVRKLVYDLGYPPELLEWSFDWSYMVRGLVLDKKRGNILKMDRHKYVKVAYHGFREMSKEDKVATYGNTLLRDSFDEPDYALIDTLFSLAEAYLFAQLVDFKDKNPGKVPENADYSRMYKDVRAAVDLCHRDGTLKQMVAKDPKRYINDNTSIVPMLKMLRESGRATFLVTNSLWDYTNIVMNFLCGPSPSDGSSTSRYDWLRYFDIVITGSAKPGFFHDENRANLFEVEPESGMLINTDNGTPMAQVGSTSIRLPLKSLKKGCRIYQGGNVGHLHKLLSIESSSQVLYVGDHIYGDILRSKKVLGWRTMLVVPELEREVELLWELRDMRKQLQLLRSQRDHIEDETHHLKWSLKSEDTNDTSKEKMLSELDKLKSQSEEVRLSHQQAQRECHQKFHNVWGQLMKTGYQNSRFAHQVERFACLYTSQVTNLSLYSPDKYYRPSEDFMPHEFDILSI
- the LOC107800665 gene encoding uncharacterized protein LOC107800665 isoform X4; the protein is MKSIVAVGFDMDYTLAQYKPETFESLAYEGTVRKLVYDLGYPPELLEWSFDWSYMVRGLVLDKKRGNILKMDRHKYVKVAYHGFREMSKEDKVATYGNTLLRDSFDEPDYALIDTLFSLAEAYLFAQLVDFKDKNPGKVPENADYSRMYKDVRAAVDLCHRDGTLKQMVAKDPKRYINDNTSIVPMLKMLRESGRATFLVTNSLWDYTNIVMNFLCGPSPSDGSSTSRYDWLRYFDIVITGSAKPGFFHDENRANLFEVEPESGMLINTDNGTPMAQVGSTSIRLPLKSLKKGCRIYQGGNVGHLHKLLSIESSSQVLYVGDHIYGDILRSKKVLGWRTMLVVPELEREVELLWELRDMRKQLQLLRSQRDHIEDETHHLKWSLKSEDTNDTSKEKMLSELDKLKSQSEEVRLSHQQAQRECHQKFHNVWGQLMKTGYQNSRFAHQVERFACLYTSQVTNLSLYSPDKYYRPSEDFMPHEFDILSI